A stretch of Fundicoccus culcitae DNA encodes these proteins:
- the surE gene encoding 5'/3'-nucleotidase SurE, producing the protein MLSIRQFLVTNDDGVNAQGIKVLTNVLSQFGQVTVVAPDRERSGHGHSITTKTPLRAAKLSHNDTVTVYSVDGTPVDCLKWGLETLFADKQPDLVLSGINHGANVGQDVFYSGTIGAAREAILYGLPAIALSAARDADERIHYDWVAEILGRYIQPLLEISLPRQTLLNVNIPGTQPVDVKGIQVVEMDVEAKRFDIIKDSDSRGSDIYWMKSLFNVEGKAQSQDLQAVKEGFVTVSPVSVGSANVEVLNNIEKQMEALS; encoded by the coding sequence GTGCTCTCAATAAGACAATTTTTAGTTACGAATGATGATGGGGTGAATGCTCAAGGGATTAAAGTTTTAACCAACGTCCTCAGCCAATTCGGTCAGGTAACCGTGGTTGCCCCTGATAGGGAACGTAGCGGACATGGACATTCGATTACGACCAAGACGCCCTTAAGGGCGGCAAAATTATCGCACAACGACACGGTCACGGTTTACAGTGTCGACGGTACGCCGGTGGACTGCCTCAAATGGGGGCTAGAAACCTTATTTGCAGACAAGCAACCTGACCTCGTTTTGTCGGGCATCAACCATGGCGCCAACGTGGGGCAGGATGTCTTTTATTCCGGCACGATTGGAGCGGCGCGCGAAGCCATTCTTTACGGCTTACCGGCCATTGCTTTATCGGCTGCCCGCGACGCTGACGAGCGCATCCATTATGATTGGGTCGCCGAAATTCTCGGTCGCTACATCCAACCCCTACTTGAAATTTCTTTACCCCGTCAAACCCTTTTAAATGTAAATATCCCTGGTACTCAGCCGGTTGATGTTAAAGGCATCCAAGTGGTTGAGATGGATGTTGAGGCCAAACGCTTTGATATCATTAAAGACAGCGACTCCAGAGGCAGTGATATTTATTGGATGAAGAGTCTTTTTAATGTGGAAGGTAAGGCACAAAGTCAGGATTTACAAGCAGTCAAAGAGGGCTTTGTGACGGTGTCGCCGGTGTCTGTGGGTTCTGCAAATGTTGAAGTATTAAACAATATAGAAAAACAAATGGAGGCTTTATCATGA
- a CDS encoding MBL fold metallo-hydrolase, with the protein MRLEVLGFWGGTPERGGATSGYLLHLDQGVLMLDCGSGVMSELSRRMAFHKVRYLILSHLHFDHIADVGILQYGFNRALRNGWVAEPLPVLAAGEPRVFWDALQSQEAHWEEIDAAREYAILGAKVSFLEVQHTVPCYAVKVVDRSERVFVYSADTAYFEEGLVDFVAGADVFLCEATNFEGSVHSVGRGHMSAGEAGRLAAAAGVGKLVLTHLPSDGNFEAMRQEAKAEFSGQVLLASEVGWWKFR; encoded by the coding sequence ATGCGATTAGAAGTGTTGGGTTTTTGGGGTGGAACCCCCGAACGTGGTGGGGCAACGTCAGGTTATCTGTTGCATTTAGACCAAGGTGTCTTGATGCTGGATTGTGGTAGCGGGGTGATGAGTGAGCTGTCGCGGCGGATGGCTTTCCACAAAGTTCGCTATCTCATCCTGTCACACCTACACTTTGATCACATTGCCGACGTCGGAATCTTACAGTACGGCTTTAACCGCGCTTTGCGTAACGGTTGGGTGGCGGAGCCTTTGCCGGTATTGGCTGCGGGGGAGCCACGGGTTTTCTGGGATGCTTTGCAAAGTCAAGAGGCGCACTGGGAAGAAATTGATGCTGCGCGGGAATATGCGATTTTAGGCGCTAAAGTGAGTTTTTTGGAGGTGCAACATACCGTTCCATGTTATGCGGTCAAGGTGGTAGATCGTTCGGAGCGCGTGTTTGTCTATTCCGCTGACACAGCTTACTTTGAAGAAGGCTTGGTCGACTTTGTTGCCGGCGCCGACGTGTTTCTATGCGAAGCCACCAACTTTGAAGGAAGTGTGCATTCTGTTGGGAGAGGACATATGAGTGCCGGAGAGGCGGGACGTTTGGCCGCTGCGGCGGGTGTCGGTAAGTTAGTGCTGACCCACTTGCCTTCCGACGGCAATTTTGAAGCGATGCGGCAGGAAGCTAAGGCGGAGTTTAGTGGCCAAGTCTTGCTGGCGAGTGAGGTTGGGTGGTGGAAGTTTAGGTGA
- a CDS encoding ABC transporter permease, whose amino-acid sequence MKNNVINMKNKWLLFLFIPILYLFVAFLVIPSITTFVESFTTNEGEFTFRWLELMFTNDKYGEYILNTLGLGFATVIVCGIVGFSLAFAFNFYDFNGKFIGKIIALLPICLPGTLFVYACVNIFGPTGVLGNILTAITGSEEQLYSFTGFWPILLIHALSQYINFYVIISYGLTKIDKSQMESSIILGASKFKVFKDSFFIPLLPSIASAAGLTLIGGMGSYAAPSMIGGSFITLTVGINTARQSGNLHISSMLSIISSLLVIISLILIEYFSRKRTTTLSVKYTPFTTYRFKSKVAHNLFTLYIWLLIIVLMLPIIFVVLFSFFPPKSSGTFTLDNFTLSGFSNIWNYGDIVDSLKYTFEQSFIVAIITVIIALVLALISLRTNWKFKSLANGMAHFPTFISDVGYAIAVIVTFNVPQWFVGNQALYGDYSLLIIILALLSVTLAYKNFYSAIQRISTDLDEASSMLGASEFYTMRKVIFPIITPIFISTFIITMIYKLQEYTINAFIGPIGNSNIAMLIRSLGSQENDKSNMTWVLGTIVLVIVIFLLVIYNKFSNTNDSQQVQE is encoded by the coding sequence ATGAAGAATAACGTCATTAATATGAAGAATAAATGGTTGCTATTTTTGTTTATTCCAATTTTATATTTATTTGTTGCGTTTTTAGTTATTCCTTCAATCACAACCTTTGTCGAGAGTTTCACGACTAATGAAGGTGAATTTACTTTTCGATGGTTAGAGTTAATGTTTACCAACGACAAGTACGGGGAATACATACTAAACACATTGGGATTAGGTTTTGCGACGGTTATTGTCTGTGGTATTGTAGGCTTTTCTTTAGCCTTCGCCTTTAACTTTTATGATTTTAATGGAAAGTTCATTGGTAAAATCATCGCCTTACTACCTATTTGTTTACCGGGAACCCTCTTTGTTTATGCTTGCGTTAATATATTCGGTCCTACAGGCGTTTTAGGCAATATTCTTACTGCTATAACCGGGAGTGAAGAACAATTATATTCCTTTACTGGTTTTTGGCCGATTCTTTTAATTCACGCGCTATCACAATACATTAATTTTTATGTCATTATTAGTTACGGCTTAACAAAAATTGATAAAAGCCAAATGGAAAGTAGTATTATACTGGGAGCTAGTAAATTTAAAGTCTTTAAAGATTCATTCTTTATCCCTTTACTGCCATCCATTGCTAGTGCAGCGGGGTTAACTTTAATCGGTGGCATGGGATCGTATGCAGCACCTTCAATGATTGGTGGTAGTTTTATTACTTTGACGGTTGGAATTAACACGGCAAGACAATCTGGTAATTTACACATTTCTTCCATGTTATCCATCATTAGTTCATTGTTAGTTATTATTTCTTTGATTCTCATTGAGTATTTTAGTCGGAAACGTACGACAACACTATCCGTAAAATACACACCCTTTACAACTTATAGATTTAAGAGTAAAGTTGCCCATAACTTATTCACCCTATATATTTGGTTGCTTATTATTGTGCTAATGTTGCCAATCATTTTCGTGGTTTTATTCTCATTTTTCCCACCAAAAAGTTCTGGAACATTTACGCTGGATAACTTTACCTTATCTGGTTTCTCAAATATCTGGAACTATGGCGATATCGTTGACAGTTTAAAATATACCTTTGAACAGTCATTCATTGTGGCCATCATTACGGTTATTATTGCTTTAGTGCTTGCTTTGATTTCCCTTAGAACGAATTGGAAATTCAAAAGCCTTGCCAATGGGATGGCACATTTCCCAACCTTCATTTCTGATGTTGGCTATGCCATTGCGGTTATTGTAACATTCAACGTTCCTCAATGGTTTGTTGGTAATCAAGCGCTCTATGGTGACTATTCGTTATTAATCATTATTCTCGCATTATTATCCGTAACCTTGGCTTATAAAAATTTTTACTCAGCAATTCAACGAATTAGCACGGATTTGGATGAAGCTTCCTCCATGTTGGGTGCTAGTGAATTTTACACCATGCGAAAAGTTATTTTCCCAATTATAACACCGATATTTATTTCGACTTTTATTATCACTATGATCTATAAACTCCAAGAATATACGATTAACGCTTTTATCGGACCGATTGGTAATAGTAATATTGCGATGTTGATTCGATCCCTTGGATCTCAGGAGAACGATAAATCGAATATGACTTGGGTCTTGGGAACTATCGTCTTGGTAATCGTCATCTTCCTATTGGTAATTTATAATAAATTCTCGAATACAAACGATTCACAGCAAGTTCAAGAATGA
- a CDS encoding ABC transporter ATP-binding protein, producing MLELINVSKTFGSSKVLKDINLQLENGKLYTFLGPSGCGKTTTLRIIAGLENSDKGSQILFNGEDITNKESSKRGIGFVFQNYALFPHLTAYENIIYGLKVQKLSKEEIAKRADDIIGISRLDEHKHKQIGQLSGGQQQRVAIARSLVLHPNILLLDEPMSNLDAELKESMLESLMDIQKSLDVTTIYVTHDQKEALLISDEIIVFNDGNISQKGTNLDIYRNPSNTFVANFIGDNNILLKSEWEDIIKQKLPFTEKFVGLRNEHIAIKEKPSSHKLQGILKRKRLYGPYASIMLEIAGKYNLEAFISGDDIETIGNIELDSFVDFYIDASKFQGLRD from the coding sequence ATGTTAGAGTTAATCAATGTTTCCAAAACATTCGGGTCATCTAAAGTCTTAAAAGATATCAATTTACAATTAGAGAATGGGAAATTATATACTTTTTTAGGACCATCAGGGTGTGGGAAAACAACAACCTTACGTATTATTGCTGGTTTAGAAAATTCTGATAAGGGATCGCAAATTCTTTTTAATGGGGAAGATATTACTAATAAAGAAAGTTCAAAACGTGGCATTGGATTTGTGTTTCAAAACTACGCTCTCTTTCCTCATTTAACTGCCTATGAAAATATTATTTATGGCTTAAAAGTGCAAAAACTTTCAAAAGAAGAGATTGCTAAGAGAGCCGATGACATCATTGGTATTTCACGGCTAGATGAACATAAGCATAAACAAATAGGTCAACTTTCAGGAGGTCAGCAGCAGCGCGTAGCCATTGCCCGTTCATTGGTTTTACACCCTAATATTCTCCTATTAGATGAACCAATGTCTAACCTGGATGCGGAACTAAAAGAGTCCATGTTAGAATCATTAATGGATATTCAAAAAAGTCTAGATGTCACGACTATTTACGTGACCCACGATCAAAAAGAAGCCCTCTTAATTAGTGATGAAATCATTGTTTTTAATGATGGAAATATTTCTCAAAAAGGAACCAACCTTGATATTTATAGAAACCCTTCGAATACATTTGTGGCTAATTTTATTGGGGATAACAACATTCTCCTAAAAAGTGAATGGGAAGACATTATCAAACAAAAATTACCTTTTACAGAGAAATTTGTTGGCTTACGTAATGAACATATTGCCATCAAGGAGAAACCATCAAGTCATAAATTACAAGGCATTCTAAAAAGAAAAAGACTTTATGGTCCTTATGCTTCAATCATGCTTGAAATAGCAGGTAAATATAACCTGGAAGCTTTTATTTCTGGTGATGACATTGAAACAATAGGTAACATTGAACTTGATAGTTTCGTCGATTTCTATATTGATGCCAGTAAATTCCAAGGATTGCGTGATTAA
- a CDS encoding sugar phosphate isomerase/epimerase family protein — protein MDFLYQFRFGLDIEKLESYADYLLGNNIFKGIEISANPFNEFDEYLVDYFKVLRKVINKYQPIVTAHLPVLDYGNRNQEVVDLMIDILKRSIADTREFGIKQYVLHAATTGNQDLSDRIDLPEHKLIYDIAMSRRKEVYDRSISVIKELAVFTDKLDYDTHIGIENVLLDVEVVYSPEDQINIIELANHPKINAVYDVGHANRAKQNLQTFPSDIATHLGHIHINDNDGLCDLHALPGTLNKGMDYELVFNSLKQANYDGTMLIEAFYENKESLVDAKEHLEKFM, from the coding sequence ATGGATTTCTTATACCAATTTAGATTTGGTTTAGATATTGAAAAACTAGAAAGCTATGCAGATTATTTACTTGGAAATAATATCTTTAAAGGGATTGAGATAAGCGCCAATCCCTTTAATGAATTTGACGAGTATTTAGTCGATTATTTCAAAGTTTTACGTAAAGTCATAAATAAATATCAACCCATCGTCACTGCTCATTTACCAGTATTAGATTATGGTAATCGTAATCAAGAAGTTGTTGACCTCATGATTGATATTTTAAAAAGATCAATTGCCGATACACGTGAATTCGGTATTAAACAATATGTTTTACATGCCGCTACAACTGGTAATCAAGATTTAAGCGACCGCATCGATTTACCTGAACACAAACTAATCTATGACATTGCGATGAGTCGTCGCAAAGAAGTTTACGACCGTTCAATAAGCGTGATCAAAGAATTAGCCGTTTTTACCGATAAGTTAGATTACGACACACATATTGGTATTGAAAATGTTCTTTTAGATGTTGAAGTGGTTTATAGTCCTGAAGATCAAATAAATATCATTGAATTAGCCAATCACCCTAAAATAAATGCCGTCTATGATGTCGGTCATGCAAATCGTGCCAAACAAAATTTACAAACATTCCCAAGTGACATCGCTACTCACCTAGGACACATTCATATTAATGATAATGATGGGCTTTGTGATTTACACGCTTTACCTGGTACGCTAAATAAAGGGATGGATTATGAACTCGTATTTAATAGTTTAAAACAAGCAAATTATGATGGCACAATGTTGATTGAAGCCTTTTATGAAAACAAAGAATCTTTAGTTGACGCTAAAGAGCATCTAGAAAAATTTATGTAA
- a CDS encoding extracellular solute-binding protein — MKKFAKFLSVAALSMSLFAGQSVSAQETTDIIVYSPHGIELLTEIKNKFEAENEGINVIIQDIGGAEALQRIIAEAQNPQANILYGGPTSYFYNLKNQDLLVPYEVAWAENVDASYIGEDNAFAVPMVSPTTFGINTESGVEMPTSWLELADEKYNDSIITASAGSAATSTSLAVIASKFDAEGTLDTEGKAWFEAFNENVIERPAGDIQKDKIMNNTDGAAVSLFVIPTWENYIAEGGPLEYSLTPEEGIIEIQDAAAIIAGTEQDEAKLAASQAFMDFIGSYDTQLFLADTFNRVPTDPQARQDTSKEWMSQEYEVFPVDWIELTDNYDEYMDKIYNEWF, encoded by the coding sequence ATGAAAAAATTTGCTAAGTTTTTAAGTGTCGCAGCATTATCAATGAGCTTATTTGCTGGTCAAAGTGTTAGTGCTCAAGAAACAACAGACATTATCGTTTACTCACCACACGGAATTGAATTGTTAACCGAAATCAAAAATAAATTCGAAGCAGAAAACGAAGGCATTAATGTGATTATTCAAGACATCGGTGGTGCAGAAGCTTTACAAAGAATCATTGCTGAAGCACAAAACCCTCAAGCCAACATCTTATATGGTGGTCCGACTAGTTATTTCTATAATTTAAAAAATCAAGATTTATTAGTTCCTTATGAAGTAGCTTGGGCTGAAAATGTGGATGCTTCTTACATCGGTGAAGACAATGCTTTTGCTGTTCCTATGGTTTCTCCTACTACTTTTGGTATTAATACTGAATCTGGTGTTGAAATGCCAACTTCTTGGTTAGAATTAGCTGATGAAAAATATAACGATTCAATCATTACAGCTAGCGCTGGATCAGCAGCTACATCTACTTCTTTAGCTGTTATTGCAAGCAAATTTGATGCAGAAGGTACTTTAGATACAGAAGGTAAGGCTTGGTTTGAAGCCTTTAATGAAAATGTTATCGAACGTCCAGCAGGTGATATTCAAAAAGATAAAATTATGAATAACACTGACGGAGCTGCTGTGAGTCTGTTTGTTATTCCTACTTGGGAAAACTACATCGCTGAAGGCGGACCGTTAGAATATAGTTTAACGCCTGAAGAAGGAATCATTGAAATTCAAGATGCGGCCGCAATTATTGCTGGTACTGAACAAGACGAAGCTAAATTAGCTGCTTCTCAAGCATTTATGGACTTCATCGGTTCATATGATACTCAATTATTCTTAGCTGATACATTTAACCGTGTTCCAACTGACCCTCAAGCACGTCAAGATACTTCAAAAGAATGGATGTCACAAGAATATGAAGTATTCCCAGTCGACTGGATTGAATTAACTGATAACTACGATGAATACATGGATAAAATTTACAACGAATGGTTCTAA
- a CDS encoding DUF4153 domain-containing protein: protein MRFTDRVRQSFTNFSQSFSRFPLTSILLVAATIMNALNIENAQESYMRFIVTFIVGAMLAAVAQIIFERFFTAQANRRYALMAAAVLLTVAYYFILAPLSVYNIEFPIKTSVILFALLIAFIWIPTINNSLAFHQNLLAVIKAIFTSMLFAAILTLGFLAIYSAIDNLLFRLDDRVISHLVNIIWILFAPIYALSLIPTYRTDADTHAFSVPRFFEVLLTNIIIPLTLIYTLILIAYILINITGQFWSDNLLEPLLVSYAIISLIVYLLSFNLSNKYLIIYRRWFPKILLPIVLFQTIASILRIQEVGLTHGRYFVILFGVFSTLAAVIFSFNKEKWHGLSAVILLILSVISIVPPLDAFTLSRTDHMNRLEAVLESNEMLVGDQVVAKNNISGEDKVLITELVSYIDQMGYPNHFLPDDFDLYRDFDDVFGFDRAYDLSAFEMDMTQENAFWDWAEHPSINIEGFDTFLPLYIYTQDEADEALDPIIFEHADAIYHIEQTFNNNDYLQLAIVDPSGQTLLTYDTQVLFDTIFGEDYVQDPLGNVLTPEAATFVVENDEIRLQIVVMYLSRTEDYEDGGVYLLVEFK from the coding sequence ATGCGCTTTACAGATCGAGTGAGACAAAGTTTCACCAACTTTAGTCAGTCTTTCAGTCGCTTTCCGTTAACGTCTATACTTTTGGTCGCCGCAACAATTATGAATGCTTTGAATATTGAAAACGCTCAGGAATCTTATATGCGGTTCATTGTGACCTTCATTGTTGGCGCCATGTTAGCCGCCGTTGCCCAAATCATTTTTGAACGTTTCTTTACTGCCCAAGCCAATCGGCGTTATGCACTGATGGCAGCCGCCGTTCTTTTGACCGTTGCCTATTATTTCATCTTGGCGCCCCTGTCCGTTTATAATATTGAATTTCCAATCAAAACGAGCGTGATTCTATTCGCCCTACTCATTGCCTTTATTTGGATCCCAACCATCAACAACTCACTTGCCTTTCACCAAAACCTGCTCGCCGTTATAAAAGCCATCTTCACCTCCATGCTTTTCGCCGCCATCCTGACCCTCGGCTTTTTGGCCATTTATTCGGCCATAGACAATTTGCTTTTCCGCTTAGACGACCGCGTGATTTCGCACCTGGTTAATATTATCTGGATTCTGTTCGCGCCCATTTACGCCCTTTCACTCATCCCGACCTACCGCACCGACGCCGACACACACGCCTTTAGCGTCCCGCGCTTCTTTGAAGTACTGTTGACCAACATTATCATTCCGCTCACCTTAATTTACACCCTCATCCTAATTGCTTATATCCTAATAAATATCACCGGTCAATTTTGGAGCGACAACCTCCTTGAGCCCCTGCTCGTTTCCTATGCCATCATCAGCCTTATCGTCTACCTACTATCCTTTAACCTTTCCAATAAATATCTGATCATTTATCGACGTTGGTTTCCGAAAATCTTATTACCGATTGTCTTATTTCAAACCATCGCATCCATTTTACGTATTCAAGAAGTTGGCTTAACACATGGGCGTTACTTTGTTATCTTGTTCGGCGTCTTTTCAACGCTAGCAGCAGTGATATTTAGTTTCAATAAAGAAAAATGGCATGGTTTGAGTGCGGTGATTCTATTGATTTTATCAGTGATTTCCATCGTGCCCCCGCTCGACGCCTTTACGTTGAGTCGCACGGACCATATGAATCGACTGGAAGCTGTTTTGGAGTCTAATGAGATGTTGGTGGGTGATCAGGTGGTGGCTAAAAACAATATTTCCGGGGAAGATAAAGTGCTTATTACGGAGCTGGTTTCCTATATTGATCAAATGGGCTATCCGAATCACTTTTTACCCGACGATTTTGATCTTTATCGCGACTTTGATGACGTCTTTGGTTTTGACCGAGCCTATGACCTTTCCGCGTTTGAGATGGATATGACCCAAGAAAATGCCTTTTGGGATTGGGCAGAGCACCCCAGTATTAATATAGAAGGTTTTGATACCTTCCTACCTCTATACATTTACACTCAGGACGAGGCAGACGAGGCATTGGATCCGATTATTTTTGAGCACGCTGATGCTATCTATCACATTGAGCAAACCTTTAATAACAACGACTACTTACAGTTAGCCATTGTTGACCCAAGCGGGCAAACTTTGTTGACCTATGATACCCAAGTATTGTTTGATACCATCTTTGGTGAAGACTATGTACAGGATCCACTTGGCAATGTGTTGACGCCGGAGGCTGCTACTTTTGTCGTTGAAAACGATGAGATCCGCCTACAAATTGTGGTGATGTACCTCAGTCGTACAGAGGATTATGAGGATGGAGGGGTCTATTTGTTGGTAGAGTTTAAGTAG
- the cysK gene encoding cysteine synthase A, whose amino-acid sequence MIFNNVVDAIGYTPMVKINGLDESYADIYVKLEKNNPSGSVKDRPVKYIIQDLMDKGVLKPGGTIVESTSGNTGVGLAMVGAALGIKVIIVMPDSMSVERRMLMQAYGAELVLTPAAGGMSLAGEKAEEIAKEHNAPIFGQFTNEANVTSHEETTAREILADLPDVDGFLAGIGTGGTVSGVGRALKANNPETVIWAVEPAASPLLTKGEAGPHKIQGLGANFVPEILDRSVIDHIETVTNDEAIDTAVELAKTQGILAGFSSGANYVGALKLAKKLGKGKKVVVVFPDSGERYLSSGLFGNGQTE is encoded by the coding sequence ATGATATTTAATAATGTGGTAGACGCCATTGGTTATACACCGATGGTTAAAATTAATGGACTTGATGAGAGTTATGCCGATATTTATGTGAAGTTGGAAAAAAACAATCCGAGTGGGTCGGTGAAAGACCGCCCTGTGAAATATATTATTCAAGATTTGATGGATAAGGGTGTATTGAAACCCGGCGGAACGATTGTAGAATCGACATCAGGAAATACGGGGGTCGGGCTCGCCATGGTTGGCGCCGCCCTGGGCATTAAAGTGATTATCGTCATGCCCGACTCCATGAGTGTGGAACGAAGAATGTTGATGCAAGCCTATGGGGCGGAACTTGTTTTAACGCCAGCGGCGGGTGGAATGAGTTTGGCCGGTGAAAAAGCGGAAGAAATTGCCAAAGAACACAACGCGCCGATTTTCGGACAATTCACTAACGAAGCCAATGTGACATCGCATGAAGAAACAACCGCACGCGAAATTTTGGCTGATTTGCCCGATGTGGATGGCTTCTTAGCAGGAATTGGCACCGGCGGGACGGTTTCAGGTGTGGGTCGCGCGTTAAAAGCCAACAATCCTGAAACAGTCATTTGGGCAGTTGAACCAGCGGCGTCGCCTTTATTAACGAAAGGTGAAGCAGGCCCCCACAAAATTCAAGGCCTAGGAGCCAACTTTGTGCCTGAAATTTTGGACCGCTCTGTCATTGACCACATCGAAACCGTCACAAACGATGAAGCGATTGACACAGCTGTTGAATTAGCAAAAACACAAGGGATTTTAGCCGGCTTTTCTTCTGGCGCTAATTATGTTGGAGCCCTAAAACTGGCTAAAAAGCTTGGGAAAGGCAAGAAGGTCGTCGTCGTTTTCCCAGATAGCGGGGAACGCTACTTATCTTCCGGGTTATTTGGAAATGGACAAACCGAATAA
- the epsC gene encoding serine O-acetyltransferase EpsC → MDKPNKYHRENPQDLAQYIYENDPAATSVEEVIDLYPGFKAVMNHRQAHQLYLEGKLYEARKVSEASRTETGIEIHAGAKLGNNIFIDHGMGVVIGETAVVGDRVKIFHGVTLGGTGKEKGVKRHPTIEHDVEIGTNATLLGDITIGHHAKIGAGAVVLKDVPAYATAVGVPARIILRDSEPFK, encoded by the coding sequence ATGGACAAACCGAATAAATATCACCGTGAAAACCCCCAAGATCTTGCCCAGTACATTTATGAAAATGATCCTGCAGCAACGAGCGTTGAGGAAGTCATCGACTTATACCCTGGCTTCAAAGCCGTGATGAACCATAGACAAGCCCACCAATTGTATTTAGAAGGCAAACTGTATGAGGCTAGAAAAGTCTCGGAAGCCTCGCGAACCGAGACGGGTATTGAAATTCATGCTGGCGCCAAGTTAGGCAACAATATTTTCATCGATCATGGTATGGGCGTGGTGATTGGTGAAACAGCAGTGGTCGGAGACCGAGTGAAAATTTTCCACGGTGTCACCTTGGGCGGCACAGGCAAGGAAAAAGGTGTCAAACGCCACCCCACCATCGAACACGATGTGGAAATTGGCACCAACGCCACGTTGTTGGGCGACATCACGATTGGTCACCATGCCAAAATTGGCGCTGGAGCCGTCGTCTTGAAAGACGTACCCGCTTACGCCACCGCTGTAGGCGTTCCGGCAAGGATTATCTTGCGAGATTCTGAACCGTTTAAATAA
- a CDS encoding type II toxin-antitoxin system RelB/DinJ family antitoxin: MSKTVNLNVRIQPEIKNQAEEILNDLGLSASTAINIFYRQIIEQQGLPFEVKHRDNNNTLSKESIYQEIDKGLKSYLEGKVTPVERVLEELKQEYNNTI; encoded by the coding sequence ATGAGTAAAACAGTTAATTTAAATGTGAGGATTCAACCAGAAATTAAAAATCAAGCAGAAGAGATTCTAAATGATTTGGGGCTCTCGGCATCGACGGCAATTAATATTTTTTACCGTCAAATTATTGAGCAACAGGGGCTGCCTTTCGAAGTGAAACATCGAGATAACAACAATACTTTAAGTAAAGAATCAATTTATCAAGAAATTGATAAGGGCTTGAAATCTTATTTAGAAGGAAAAGTTACACCTGTTGAACGAGTATTAGAAGAGTTGAAACAGGAGTATAATAATACAATCTAA
- a CDS encoding PepSY domain-containing protein: MTHVFEDQLGIISVAAAIDTFLTQYPNNDINKLQIEYEGPFIKYDMVGNDGTYRHTLEINAQTGATMKQHQKPLKTKDQDPIRRQSKALNLTNLLPLAEINQLALNNAQVGQAFQWEMDRAGQRTVWKVEMADPSGTDITEVKVDAQDGTIVQMKLKT; the protein is encoded by the coding sequence ATGACACATGTATTCGAAGACCAGTTAGGCATCATCTCTGTCGCAGCTGCTATTGACACCTTTTTGACCCAGTATCCGAACAACGACATCAATAAATTGCAAATCGAATATGAAGGACCCTTTATAAAATATGACATGGTTGGTAATGATGGCACTTACCGTCACACCCTTGAAATCAATGCGCAAACCGGCGCGACCATGAAGCAGCACCAAAAGCCTCTTAAAACCAAAGACCAGGATCCTATTCGCCGCCAAAGCAAAGCCTTGAATCTGACCAACCTCCTGCCCCTTGCGGAAATTAACCAGTTGGCCTTAAATAATGCCCAGGTCGGCCAAGCCTTCCAATGGGAAATGGACCGCGCTGGTCAACGCACCGTTTGGAAAGTGGAAATGGCTGACCCCAGCGGAACAGACATTACCGAAGTTAAAGTTGACGCCCAAGACGGAACAATTGTCCAAATGAAATTAAAAACCTAA